The following are from one region of the Andrena cerasifolii isolate SP2316 chromosome 1, iyAndCera1_principal, whole genome shotgun sequence genome:
- the LOC143378357 gene encoding motile sperm domain-containing protein 2 isoform X1, with amino-acid sequence MAVSKESIWHLRVKFFAKLSDEGPPDSSSGIHPADIAAIETNDDWLGRFLEHNENNEQEALHMLWETCAWRQKFGVNDITEESVKRNYLEDGLCFIYGKDKDDKTMFVIRCKLHTKGSKDFSELQKLVVYWFERLERYTNGNQISLFFDMADTGILNLDMEFIKYLISLCKNYYPNFLNYIIIFEMPWILNTAFKIIKSWLPPKAIPKIKFVHKNNIHEFVNPNDILTCWGGSNDYVYKFLSEVQNNTDATMNGKLDNKKVHFAEGSPLTEQSPTSFGDQADEDALLSIKPKTITFNNTGFEIAGTIVVKNTTNDKPLSYKIKTTSPEKFRVRPSSGVLLPFEERSVSVILQPGYNIRGLLHKDRFLVMCLPLKDANMPAEELAALWKIEKPTEQHKLRCRDGETESNDVQNTHSILSPGMSENGKSMDTLFHKVAQLQHSNAKLHSDMSFLRYTLFFSIIVTILTAILVVYILRIDNESSIDDQACHIPRGI; translated from the exons ATGGCAGTGTCGAAGGAATCGATTTGGCATCTCCGTGTGAAATTTTTTGCGAAACTCAGTGACGAGGGGCCACCAGATTCGTCGA GTGGAATTCATCCTGCCGATATCGCCGCGATAGAAACGAATGATGACTGGTTAGGGAGGTTCTTGGAGCACAATGAAAATAACGAGCAAGAAGCGCTTCATATGTTATGGGAGACTTGCGCTTGGAGACAGAAATTTGGCGTCAATG ACATTACAGAAGAAAGCgtgaaaagaaattatttagagGACGGATTGTGTTTTATTTACGGTAAAGACAAAGATGATAAAACCATGTTTGTTATTAGATGTAAATTGCATACTAAAGGAAGCAAAGATTTTAGCGAACTGCAGAAGCTCGTCGTGTATTGGTTTGAGAGATTAGAAAG ATATACTAATGGCAATCAAATTTCACTTTTCTTCGATATGGCAGACACTGGTATCTTGAACTTGGATATGGAGTTTATCAAGTACTTGATTAGTCTTTGCAAAAATTACtatccaaattttttaaattacattattattttcgaaatgCCGTGGATATTGAATACggcctttaaaattataaaatcatgGCTGCCGCCCAAAGCGATTCCAAAAATTAAGTTCGTTCACAAGAACAACATACACGAGTTCGTGAATCCTAATGATATTCTTACGTGTTGGGGTGGCAGCAATGATTACGTCTATAAATTTCTATCCGAAGTGCAGAATAATACGGACGCCACAATGAATGGTAAACTTGATAACAAAAAG GTTCATTTCGCAGAAGGTTCTCCGTTAACGGAGCAATCTCCGACTAGCTTTGGAGATCAAGCGGACGAAGACGCGC TACTGTCTATTAAGCCAAAAACAATTACGTTTAATAACACCGGATTTGAAATTGCTGGAACCATTGTGGTGAAGAATACAACTAACGATAAGCCGTTGTCTTACAAG ATAAAGACAACATCGCCTGAAAAGTTTAGGGTACGGCCAAGCTCGGGAGTTTTATTACCCTTCGAGGAGCGTTCTGTCTCTGTTATTTTGCAACCTGGCTATAATATACGTGGTCTTTTACATAAGGATAGATTCTTAGTTATGTGCCTTCCGTTAAAAGATGCCAACATGCCTGCCGAAGAATTAGCGGCCCTTTGGAAG ATCGAAAAGCCGACGGAGCAGCATAAATTACGATGCCGCGACGGCGAAACTGAAAGTAACGACGTACAAAACACACATTCCATATTATCGCCCGGAATGTCAGAAAATGGCAAAAGTATGGACACGCTTTTCCATAAG GTAGCACAGCTGCAACACAGTAACGCGAAGTTACACAGCGACATGAGTTTTTTGAGATATACACTATTCTTTTCTATAATAGTAACAATTTTAACGGCCATACTAGTTGTCTATATTTTAAGGATCGATAATGAAAGTTCTATAGATGATCAGGCCTGTCACATTCCCCGTGGTATATAG
- the LOC143378357 gene encoding motile sperm domain-containing protein 2 isoform X2: MVIRIPSGIHPADIAAIETNDDWLGRFLEHNENNEQEALHMLWETCAWRQKFGVNDITEESVKRNYLEDGLCFIYGKDKDDKTMFVIRCKLHTKGSKDFSELQKLVVYWFERLERYTNGNQISLFFDMADTGILNLDMEFIKYLISLCKNYYPNFLNYIIIFEMPWILNTAFKIIKSWLPPKAIPKIKFVHKNNIHEFVNPNDILTCWGGSNDYVYKFLSEVQNNTDATMNGKLDNKKVHFAEGSPLTEQSPTSFGDQADEDALLSIKPKTITFNNTGFEIAGTIVVKNTTNDKPLSYKIKTTSPEKFRVRPSSGVLLPFEERSVSVILQPGYNIRGLLHKDRFLVMCLPLKDANMPAEELAALWKIEKPTEQHKLRCRDGETESNDVQNTHSILSPGMSENGKSMDTLFHKVAQLQHSNAKLHSDMSFLRYTLFFSIIVTILTAILVVYILRIDNESSIDDQACHIPRGI; encoded by the exons ATGGTTATAAGGATCCCAA GTGGAATTCATCCTGCCGATATCGCCGCGATAGAAACGAATGATGACTGGTTAGGGAGGTTCTTGGAGCACAATGAAAATAACGAGCAAGAAGCGCTTCATATGTTATGGGAGACTTGCGCTTGGAGACAGAAATTTGGCGTCAATG ACATTACAGAAGAAAGCgtgaaaagaaattatttagagGACGGATTGTGTTTTATTTACGGTAAAGACAAAGATGATAAAACCATGTTTGTTATTAGATGTAAATTGCATACTAAAGGAAGCAAAGATTTTAGCGAACTGCAGAAGCTCGTCGTGTATTGGTTTGAGAGATTAGAAAG ATATACTAATGGCAATCAAATTTCACTTTTCTTCGATATGGCAGACACTGGTATCTTGAACTTGGATATGGAGTTTATCAAGTACTTGATTAGTCTTTGCAAAAATTACtatccaaattttttaaattacattattattttcgaaatgCCGTGGATATTGAATACggcctttaaaattataaaatcatgGCTGCCGCCCAAAGCGATTCCAAAAATTAAGTTCGTTCACAAGAACAACATACACGAGTTCGTGAATCCTAATGATATTCTTACGTGTTGGGGTGGCAGCAATGATTACGTCTATAAATTTCTATCCGAAGTGCAGAATAATACGGACGCCACAATGAATGGTAAACTTGATAACAAAAAG GTTCATTTCGCAGAAGGTTCTCCGTTAACGGAGCAATCTCCGACTAGCTTTGGAGATCAAGCGGACGAAGACGCGC TACTGTCTATTAAGCCAAAAACAATTACGTTTAATAACACCGGATTTGAAATTGCTGGAACCATTGTGGTGAAGAATACAACTAACGATAAGCCGTTGTCTTACAAG ATAAAGACAACATCGCCTGAAAAGTTTAGGGTACGGCCAAGCTCGGGAGTTTTATTACCCTTCGAGGAGCGTTCTGTCTCTGTTATTTTGCAACCTGGCTATAATATACGTGGTCTTTTACATAAGGATAGATTCTTAGTTATGTGCCTTCCGTTAAAAGATGCCAACATGCCTGCCGAAGAATTAGCGGCCCTTTGGAAG ATCGAAAAGCCGACGGAGCAGCATAAATTACGATGCCGCGACGGCGAAACTGAAAGTAACGACGTACAAAACACACATTCCATATTATCGCCCGGAATGTCAGAAAATGGCAAAAGTATGGACACGCTTTTCCATAAG GTAGCACAGCTGCAACACAGTAACGCGAAGTTACACAGCGACATGAGTTTTTTGAGATATACACTATTCTTTTCTATAATAGTAACAATTTTAACGGCCATACTAGTTGTCTATATTTTAAGGATCGATAATGAAAGTTCTATAGATGATCAGGCCTGTCACATTCCCCGTGGTATATAG
- the Vps26 gene encoding vacuolar protein sorting 26, whose amino-acid sequence MSFFGFGQSADIEITLDGADTRKTADIKSEDGKKERHLLYYDGETVSGKINISLRKAGKLEHQGVKVEFIGQIELYYDRGNHHEFINLVKELTRPGELTHNTVYTFEFANVEKPFESYTGSNVRLRYFLKVTIVRRLSDIVKELELVVHTLSSYPDMNNPIKMEVGIEDCLHIEFEYNKSKYHLKDVIVGKIYFLLVRIKIKHMEIAIIKRETTGSGPHTFTENETIAKYEIMDGAPVRGESIPIRVFLAGYDLAPTMRDINKKFSVRYYLNLVLMDEEDRRYFKQQEITLWRKGEKSRKSQTASPHMPSHLVSAETGFPQGAAQNGPSSAPQSVSSGQLPSSNVTNIEDTPAPIEGMTREEGDGEGEKEVDTESN is encoded by the exons atg AGCTTCTTTGGGTTCGGCCAGTCGGCTGACATAGAGATCACTCTGGATGGCGCAGACACCAGGAAGACTGCAGACATCAAATCCGAGGATGGCAAAAAAGAGCGCCACTTGTTATATTATGATGGGGAGACGGTGTCCGGAAAA aTCAATATCAGCCTCAGAAAGGCTGGTAAACTGGAACATCAGGGCGTGAAAGTAGAATTTATTGGACAGATCGAATTGTACTACGACAGAGGAAACCATCACGAATTTATAAACCTGGTCAAAGAGCTGACCAGGCCAGGAGAATTAACGCATAACACTGTGTACACTTTCGAATTCGCGAATGTGGAGAAACCGTTTGAAAGCTACACAGGGTCTAACGTACGGCTAAGATATTTTCTCAAAGTGACGATCGTTCGAAGACTTAGTGATATCGTTAAAGAACTTGAATTAGTCGTGCATACTCTTAGTTCCTACCCAGATATGAACAATCCTATTAAAATGGAAGTTGGAATCGAAGACTGTTTGCATATCGAATTCGAGTATAACAAGAGCAA GTATCATTTAAAAGATGTCATTGTTGGGAAGATATATTTTCTTTTGGTTAGAATAAAGATCAAGCACATGGAAATTGCCATAATAAAACGAGAGACTACTGGTTCTG GTCCGCATACATTCACGGAAAATGAAACTATAGCCAAATACGAAATAATGGACGGAGCACCTGTCCGAGGTGAATCTATTCCGATAAGAGTGTTTCTGGCAGGGTACGATTTAGCACCCACAATGCGAGATATCAACAAGAAGTTCAGCGTTAGGTACTACCTGAATTTAGTCCTTATGGACGAGGAAGATCGTAGATACTTTAAGCAGCAA GAAATAACGTTGTGGAGAAAGGGcgagaaaagtagaaaatcaCAGACCGCTTCGCCACACATGCCGTCGCACTTGGTATCGGCAGAAACTGGATTCCCACAAGGAGCTGCTCAAAATGGACCATCCTCCGCGCCGCAATCGGTATCATCGGGACAACTGCCATCCAGTAATGTTACCAATATAGAAGATACGCCGGCCCCGATCGAAGGCATGACACGCGAAGAAGGAGATGGCGAAGGTGAAAAGGAAGTTGATACAGAAAGTAACTGA